Sequence from the Maribellus comscasis genome:
TTATGTTTTTGATGCTGAAATTATAGTTCATCGAAAAATCAACCCTGGAATAATTGGGTAATCGTTTGTACACACGGGTAGTATTAAAGTTCTCATCTTTACTCGAAGATTGGATGTATGGTTTTCCGCTTGTAAAAACCGTTAGTGTTGAGAAATTCCATTTTTTGTAATTGTAAATGTTGGTCCACTTTACTTCGTGGGTTTGGTCGTAATTGGAGGGAATTTCGTCTCCGTTATTTATTTCATCAAAACTACGAGTGGCTTTACTCAATGAATATGCCAGCCAGCTTGTAAAAAAAGAGCCTTCGTATTTGGCCAGAAAATCAATGCCCATTGCTTTTCCTGTTCCTGAAATAAACGAACTGAACGGAGTTGTACCAGGCGGCTGGTTTTGATTGTTTCTTTGCTCAGGGTCGGCAAAAAACAGATATTCCTGTAGCCCCTTTACCGTTTTGTAATAGCCTTCAACATCAAAATAAAAGTCGTTTTTGTCAAAACTAAATCCGGCAATAAAATGGTTGGATGAAAGAACCGGATTAACATTTCCGTCAGCCAATACCCAAAAATCGCGGTTGTATCCGTAAGTTTGTTCGGTACTTGATTTGTTAATATATTGATAGTACTTGCCGGTTGCAATTTTTAGTGTTATTCCCGATTCCGCAGAATAGCTTGCTGCCAAACGAGGCTCGAGATAAAATTTTTGGGCATTGCTGTAGTAGTTTAATCGGATGCCTGGTTTTACACTAAATTTGTTGTTTATATTGATGTTATCCTGAATAAAACCAGTGTATAAAAAAGCCGAACTTTTTAAATTATCGTAGACAAAATCTCTACTGGCATCTTTATAAAACGTAAACTGATGGTACTTTGCCGAAAATCCGTACTGAATTTTATTTCCGGAATTTAACTGATAATCGTTTCTGAGCGTTATAAAATAATCAATCAGTTCATTTTGTTCATTTATAATATCAGTTCTTTCATTGTCGATAACAACCGTTGAATCTGACGAAACAATGCTAAATGTGATATTTGTATTGTTGTTATAGTTGTTAAAATATCCTGAATGTCCAGCCTGTAAGCTGGTAAAATATTTAGAGTTCCACTGTTTGGTCCAGGTAGCTCCCAAACCATTATTTCCCCACTCGTTTGTGTCTTCTGTGTCTATGTTGCCGAGTTCGTTTGAATTGTTACTGGTACTGTTAAGATTATCTTTTGAACCGTAGGTGCTAAAGGAAATGTTTTCCTGTTCTGTTATCTGGTACGAAAGTTTTAGGTTGTAATCGCTAAAAAAGAATTTTGGTGTGATCACATTTGCATCGGGTTGTGGTAATCTGCGGGTTTGGCCCAGCTTGTCGCTGAGTAATTCATCTGCCAGCCAGGTGGAATAGATATCGGAATAAGCACGTCGGCCCGCTGCAACCAGAGTTAGTTTTTTTGAAATTGGAATTTCGGCTGTTAAGTTTCCACTAATCATGTTTACTCCTCCATAAAATTGTGGCTTGCTTTGATTTCCCGATTTCCCTACAATATCCACGATTGCCGAAACCCGCTCACCGTAACGTGAATCGAAACCTCCGCGGTAGACTTGTATATTTTTTATTACGTTGGGATTTAACGCCGAAAAAACGCCAAAAAAATGATCGAGATTGTATAATGTAAATCCGTCAAGCAAAACCAGGTTTTGGTCGGCAGAACTACCCCGCACATTTAATTGTGATGAATTCTCAAAAGAGCTTATTCCCGGCAAAAGTTGCAAAGCCCTAAAAACATCAGTTTCTCCATAGTTGGGTAAATCGACAAATTTTGATGGATTAAAAACCACATGCCCCGCTTCGTTACTAAAATCTACCATTTCTAGCTTGTCGCCTGTAATGTTTACTGTTTCAATAGTTTGCGATTTCTTCTGAAGGCCAAATCTTAAAAGCGACTCTGTACGTGATGTATTAATCAGCGTATCAAGGTTTTGATACCCCAAATATTTTATCTGTATTAAATTTAAGGTGGAATCGGCTAAACGGACACTAAAGGTTCCTTCAACAGTTGTTGATACGGAAAGGTTTCTTTCCCAAACATAAATGGTGGCATAGGGCAAACGCTCACCCGATTCTTTATCAAAAACAATTCCTGTTAGTGTTTTGAATTTAGGTTTTGTGACTTCCAATTGTACCGGCTGTTTTTTATAAATAAGATATGTATCGTATTTAAATTCAAAAGTGAAACCGGTATTTTTAAGTAAAATTGTTAAAATTTCAGAAGCATCTGATTGACTAATCTTTTGTGAGATCTTTGTTTTTTCCAGTAACTCTGAATCAAAAGAGAGGCGGATACTTGTTTTTTGTGCAACTTCAGTAAGTGCTTTCGAAAGGGGAGTATTATCAAATTCAAAGCTAAAAGTTTGTGAAAAACTCAGTTTGGGGAGAAAATTAAATACAATAAATAAAATAACAACAAAAAGTGTTTTATTCAGGTTTTTCCGATAATATGTTAACTCTTTTATTGTTGATTTCATATTTTAGACCCATAGGAATACAGACCACATCTAGCGCTTCCTGTAAACTCTTGTTTGAGAAAGCAACAGTAATAGAACGGTTTTTATTGCCTTCATAGTTTAGTGAAACGTTAAATTGCCTCTCCAAGGCAGCAAAAATAGAAACAAGTGGTTTATCTTCAAAATAAAAAATTCCCTCTTGCCATGAAATTGTCTTATTTATATTATTTTTTGTGATCTTTTGTAGTCCGTTGGAAGTAAGTTCAGCCATTTCACCGGGGGTAATAATCTGTTCTTCACTCCCGGATGTTACTTTTACTTTTCCTTCAATACAACTAA
This genomic interval carries:
- a CDS encoding TonB-dependent receptor — translated: MKSTIKELTYYRKNLNKTLFVVILFIVFNFLPKLSFSQTFSFEFDNTPLSKALTEVAQKTSIRLSFDSELLEKTKISQKISQSDASEILTILLKNTGFTFEFKYDTYLIYKKQPVQLEVTKPKFKTLTGIVFDKESGERLPYATIYVWERNLSVSTTVEGTFSVRLADSTLNLIQIKYLGYQNLDTLINTSRTESLLRFGLQKKSQTIETVNITGDKLEMVDFSNEAGHVVFNPSKFVDLPNYGETDVFRALQLLPGISSFENSSQLNVRGSSADQNLVLLDGFTLYNLDHFFGVFSALNPNVIKNIQVYRGGFDSRYGERVSAIVDIVGKSGNQSKPQFYGGVNMISGNLTAEIPISKKLTLVAAGRRAYSDIYSTWLADELLSDKLGQTRRLPQPDANVITPKFFFSDYNLKLSYQITEQENISFSTYGSKDNLNSTSNNSNELGNIDTEDTNEWGNNGLGATWTKQWNSKYFTSLQAGHSGYFNNYNNNTNITFSIVSSDSTVVIDNERTDIINEQNELIDYFITLRNDYQLNSGNKIQYGFSAKYHQFTFYKDASRDFVYDNLKSSAFLYTGFIQDNININNKFSVKPGIRLNYYSNAQKFYLEPRLAASYSAESGITLKIATGKYYQYINKSSTEQTYGYNRDFWVLADGNVNPVLSSNHFIAGFSFDKNDFYFDVEGYYKTVKGLQEYLFFADPEQRNNQNQPPGTTPFSSFISGTGKAMGIDFLAKYEGSFFTSWLAYSLSKATRSFDEINNGDEIPSNYDQTHEVKWTNIYNYKKWNFSTLTVFTSGKPYIQSSSKDENFNTTRVYKRLPNYSRVDFSMNYNFSIKNINIKPGVSILNAFNTENYLDIYTRVINFESGTVNETNLIKAQSLTFNFFVNFRF